In one Rutidosis leptorrhynchoides isolate AG116_Rl617_1_P2 chromosome 8, CSIRO_AGI_Rlap_v1, whole genome shotgun sequence genomic region, the following are encoded:
- the LOC139863065 gene encoding uncharacterized protein At4g00950-like produces the protein MGSESNAESDPNTTPRLPLFSMTPHDLHHEPSGMLTPPLQTSASVPFRWEEQPGKPRPCTDIIIAPTRPENRSLDLPPRLAIVDSNIMTKIPSPTTVLDGPSGEGISVFSSRSFRFTTTTKGERRRMGSFDSNYSGGWSPNDDELLLSGGNSKLNSHVRSKSKRFIFGSFRLNGAHKTKSKNDDDSDANKGSFVISPSSVSDILYTGYFEENKRKKMKRNSSLSKVTKSNFWAALYAGFKQVVPWKKKPAKESFTH, from the exons aTGGGATCCGAATCCAATGCAGAATCCGACCCAAATACCACACCCAGACTCCCTCTCTTTTCCATGACACCACATGACCTTCATCACGAACCATCAGGTATGTTAACTCCACCACTCCAAACCTCAGCTTCAGTTCCATTTCGTTGGGAAGAACAACCAGGTAAACCCAGACCCTGTACGGACATAATCATCGCTCCAACCCGACCCGAAAACAGATCCTTGGACCTTCCTCCAAGGCTAGCCATCGTAGATTCCAACATTATGACTAAAATACCCTCGCCAACAACCGTGTTAGACGGCCCTTCTGGTGAGGGTATATCTGTCTTTTCATCACGTTCATTTAGATTTACCACTACTACTAAAGGAGAACGACGTCGTATGGGGTCGTTTGACAGTAATTATAGCGGTGGGTGGAGTCCTAATGATGATGAGCTGTTACTTAGTGGTGGTAACAGTAAGTTAAATAGTCATGTTCGGAGTAAAAGTAAAAGGTTTATATTTGGGTCATTTAGGTTGAATGGTGCTCATAAAACAAAgagtaaaaatgatgatgatagtgatgCCAATAAGGGTAGTTTTGTCATTTCACCATCATCAGTTTCTGATATTCTGTATACTGGTTATTTTGAGGAGAATAAAAGGAAAAAGATGAAGAGAAATTCAAGTTTGTCAAAAGTCACCAAGTCCAACTTTTGG GCGGCACTTTACGCAGGATTTAAGCAAGTTGTTCCATGGAAGAAGAAACCTGCCAAGGAAAGCTTCACTCATTGA